The following coding sequences lie in one Fusarium poae strain DAOMC 252244 chromosome 1, whole genome shotgun sequence genomic window:
- a CDS encoding hypothetical protein (BUSCO:36991at5125): MADNPEPSSDSQITFKVKTSSEGNHTITMSETATVLDLKTKLAGEEFENIPVERQRLIYSGRVMKNDDALSTYKIKHNNTIHMVKSAASNQQPNQTPTASAATATPAPANMAAGTANQPFAGLTGARYAGFGNGLPGLDMFGPDGGMGAPMDEARIQRLMSDPNVRSSMNEALNNPDFINMLIESNPMLRNLPNAREIISSPMMRQMMSSPEMMTQAMRMQRQLNGEAPGAFPAPGATDTTPQGAATGDTQGTGGQTQAGQPPTNPFLGLSGMLGGQQGGSNPPDFAQLMQQLQGLGSLYGAGGQGQAATGQTGSTNTPSQGATDSTAGAQTSGTTPGQGGEQQSSTTSPPPANPFAALFPPSGGAQANSPFGMNPEMMQQMMQMFGGGGMGGGANPPAPADNRPPEERYAEQLRQLNDMGFFDFDRNVAALRRSGGSVQGAIEHLLSG; this comes from the exons ATGGCCGACAACCCTGAACCGAGCAGTGACTCTCAGATCACCTTCAAGGTGAAGACCTCATCTGAGGGTAACCACACCATCACCATGAGCGAGACCGCGACTGTCCTCGATCTCAAGACTAAGCTTGCTGGCGAGGAATTTGAGAATATCCCCGTCGAGCGCCAACGTCTGATCTACTCGGGACGTGTTATGAAGAATGATGATGCGTTGAGCACATACAAGATAAAGCATAACAACACAATTCACATGGTCAAGAGCGCCGCCAGCAACCAACAACCTAACCAGACTCCCACCGCCAGTGCTGCCACAGCTACTCCTGCCCCCGCCAACATGGCTGCAGGCACCGCGAACCAGCCTTTCGCTGGCCTCACAGgtgctcgatatgccgggtTTGGGAATGGCCTTCCCGGACTTGACATGTTTGGGCCCGACGGTGGT ATGGGTGCTCCGATGGACGAGGCACGTATTCAGCGCCTCATGTCCGATCCCAATGTCCGATCTTCTATGAACGAGGCCCTAAACAACCCTGATTTCATCAACATGCTTATCGAGTCGAACCCTATGCTACGAAATTTGCCCAACGCCCGCGAAATCATCTCTTCGCCTATGATGAGACAGATGATGAGTAGCCCCGAGATGATGACACAGGCTATGCGAATGCAGCGACAATTGAATGGAGAAGCGCCTGGAGCATTCCCTGCTCCTGGCGCTACCGATACAACACCCCAAGGAGCAGCGACCGGAGATACCCAGGGCACTGGTGGTCAGACACAAGCAGGCCAACCTCCCACGAACCCATTCCTTGGACTATCGGGTATGCTGGGAGGTCAACAAGGCGGAAGCAACCCGCCTGATTTCGCACAGCTCATGCAACAGCTCCAGGGTCTCGGTTCTCTCTACGGAGCTGGAGGCCAAGGCCAGGCTGCGACAGGACAAACAGGTTCAACCAATACACCTAGTCAAGGTGCCACGGATAGTACAGCTGGCGCGCAAACTTCTGGAACAACACCCGGCCAAGGTGGTGAACAGCAGAGCTCGACGACTAGCCCACCTCCCGCGAACCCATTTGCGGCACTTTTCCCTCCTTCTGGAGGTGCCCAGGCCAACAGTCCCTTTGGCATGAACCCGGAGATGATGCAGCAGATGATGCAAATGTTCGGCGGCGGTGGAATGGGCGGCGGTGCAAACCCTCCGGCACCCGCCGACAACAGGCCTCCTGAGGAGCGCTACGCCGAGCAACTGCGCCAGCTGAACGACATGGGATTCTTCGATTTCGATCGGAATGTTGCTGCCCTGAGACGAAGTGGTGGAAGTGTCCAGGGTGCCATTGAGCATCTTTTGAGTGGATAG
- a CDS encoding hypothetical protein (BUSCO:4483at5125): MSSFAIEVAGDANPLSLQSLYQTLQSATSTDYAQRQTAGQQLTSWELQPGYYSSLQAVYLDKSLAYEVRFLAIIQLKNGIDRYWRLFNQVKNSIKPDEKSLIRSRLFQGSIEEEHSNLALHNALVVAKIVRIDYPGEWPDAMGNIIEILRSSQNGNQRHLHGILEILLRVVKELGTARMRKNQTALQSVTPEIVHVLAEVYSEKSQAWMGFLTGGPGGEEEVKLAMFNSLLALRVLRRLVIMGYERPHSDNTVEQFWTLSQTQFGQLLGFVSHDSTIPTNYQDIVGKHLLQFTKLHIDMAEQHAASFVFLPNSLPLVQSYWELVAKFAEVFDKSGGIRQGQSEAGSAKSKVEGPVLERLALKGLLLLRSCVRIAFQSVQTFRWRSPETKAEQERAKTLVKSELLKPDLVIQIVNSIITHLFVFRKSDLEGWEEDPEEWEQQEQSEGNAYEWEVRPCAEKLFLDLLTNYKDLLVPPLLSYFQTAQDPQADIATKEAVYTAMGLAAAHVHHVFDFDAVLASTIVNDARLQGGLCKVLRRRIAILVSQWAPVKLHDSSRPIVYQIYRHFLNPDDETNDVVVRITAARQLRWIADELDFNVDAFLPYTSDVLSQLINLVQNVDVDETKLAILESIRILVTRMEDQVSQFGDQLMSALPTVWENSGAEEYMIKQAVTSIFAALVMSMGPDSQRYQHFMVPLLSEAARRGSDLHLHLIDESLELWNNILMQSHAPLAPELVTLADLALPLLEYDSETASLALQAVESYILLAPASMLEDQLRRPTLGALANILDSKSREQVRLGTTCIENLIRAAVELGGSTGVSVILQDMVEIGFMNKILGNLHDAWESHQTTGPNRKVSKLSTITETDYFAILARLALAEPTLFTQMLTNMGSLDQVWSWLASEWFSHMSDIDHIERQKLYLLGLTRLLELPSPMQELVLGKLQDYLDMWINVIYELQDGVANGTDTLIWGPLEPTEYDTPKIIAESQMSAKDPIHTVHAFDFVKLRLQDLVSRVGGEQAFQEQWAVNVDKDLLEKFQLMASEVQRQE, translated from the exons ATGAGCAGCTTCGCCATTGAAGTCGCAGGCGATGCGAACCCGCTATCCTTACAATCACTATATCAGACACTACAATCTGCCACTTCAACCGACTATGCGCAACGTCAGACAGCAGGCCAACAATTAACATCATGGGAGCTCCAGCCGGGTTATTACTCCTCGTTGCAG GCGGTTTATCTCGACAAATCACTTGCTTACGAAGTCCGGTTCCTTGCGATTATCCAACTCAAGAACGGCATCGATCGATATTGGCGGTTATTTAACCAGGTAAAGAACAGCATAAAGCCGGACGAAAAGAGCTTGATACGCTCGCGACTATTCCAGGGTTCCATAGAAGAGGAGCACTCGAACCTTGCTCTACACAATGCGTTAGTGGTGGCGAAGATCGTTAGGATCGACTATCCTGGAGAATGGCCGGATGCAATGGGGAACATTATCGAAATCCTTCGTTCGAGTCAAAACGGGAACCAAAGACACTTGCACGGCATTCTCGAGATCCTACTTCGGGTTGTAAAGGAGTTGGGAACAGCACGAATGAGGAAGAACCAGACCGCCTTACAATCCGTCACCCCTGAGATCGTCCACGTCCTGGCGGAGGTTTACTCAGAAAAATCCCAGGCATGGATGGGCTTTCTCACCGGCGGCCCGGGAGGTGAGGAAGAAGTTAAGCTGGCCATGTTCAACAGCTTGCTTGCCCTTAGGGTACTGCGCCGACTCGTCATCATGGGTTACGAGCGGCCCCATAGCGATAATACTGTCGAGCAGTTCTGGACTCTGTCACAAACCCAGTTCGGGCAGCTTCTTGGCTTTGTCAGTCATGATTCCACGATCCCCACGAATTATCAAGATATTGTTGGCAAGCATTTGCTCCAGTTTACTAAGCTTCACATTGATATGGCAGAGCAGCATGCTGCCAGCTTTGTGTTCCTCCCCAACTCTCTTCCACTGGTACAATCATATTGGGAACTCGTTGCAAAGTTTGCAGAGGTTTTTGATAAGTCTGGCGGTATCCGACAAGGTCAATCAGAAGCTGGATCTGCAAAGTCCAAGGTTGAGGGCCCTGTGCTAGAGCGGTTGGCTCTCAAAGGTCTTTTACTTCTCAGATCATGCGTGCGAATAGCCTTCCAATCTGTCCAAACATTCAGGTGGAGAAGCCCGGAAACCAAGGCCGAGCAGGAGAGAGCGAAAACGCTTGTCAAGTCGGAGCTTCTGAAACCTGATCTTGTCATACAGATCGTCAACTCCATCATTACTCATCTTTTTGTCTTCCGCAAATCGGACCTTGAAGGCTGGGAGGAGGACCCAGAGGAATGGGAACAACAAGAACAGAGCGAAGGCAATGCTTATGAGTGGGAAGTACGGCCATGCGCTGAAAAGTTGTTCCTTGATCTTCTCACAAACTACAAAGACTTGCTCGTCCCGCCACTACTGTCATACTTCCAGACAGCACAAGATCCCCAGGCTGACATTGCTACTAAAGAGGCCGTATATACCGCAATGGGTCTTGCGGCTGCTCATGTTCATCATGTTTTTGACTTTGATGCCGTACTGGCTTCGACGATTGTCAATGACGCTCGGTTGCAGGGTGGCCTTTGCAAGGTATTGCGAAGGCGAATCGCTATCCTCGTGAGTCAATGGGCGCCTGTCAAGCTACATGACTCTAGTCGGCCGATTGTCTACCAAATTTACCGTCACTTCCTCAACCCTGATGACGAGACCAATGATGTAGTGGTCAGAATTACTGCGGCTCGACAACTGCGTTGGATTGCCGATGAGCTTGACTTTAACGTGGACGCGTTCCTACCGTACACATCAGATGTTCTATCGCAGCTCATCAACCTCGTCCAGAatgttgacgttgacgaaACAAAGCTAGCAATTCTTGAGTCGATTCGCATTCTGGTAACACGCATGGAAGATCAAGTGTCACAGTTTGGAGACCAGCTCATGTCTGCTCTTCCGACGGTCTGGGAGAATTCAGGGGCCGAAGAATACATGATCAAACAGGCAGTAACCTCTATCTTTGCAGCCCTCGTGATGAGCATGGGTCCTGATTCTCAGAGATACCAACACTTTATGGTACCGTTGCTCTCTGAGGCAgcccgtcgaggatcagacCTGCATCTCCACCTGATTGACGAATCTTTGGAACTCTGGAACAACATTCTGATGCAGAGTCACGCTCCATTGGCACCTGAATTGGTAACCCTTGCCGATCTTGCACTTCCTCTTCTAGAATATGATAGTGAAACAGCTTCGTTGGCTTTGCAGGCAGTTGAGTCTTATATCCTCCTTGCCCCAGCATCTATGTTGGAAGATCAGCTGCGTCGCCCGACGCTGGGTGCCCTGGCCAATATTCTAGACTCGAAGAGTCGTGAGCAGGTTCGTCTGGGGACAACCTGCATCGAGAACCTCATTCGAGCTGCAGTCGAACTCGGTGGTTCAACTGGAGTATCAGTTATTCTGCAGGACATGGTCGAAATTGGCTTTATGAACAAGATACTTGGGAATCTCCATGATGCGTGGGAATCACATCAGACTACGGGCCCCAATCGAAAGGTCAGCAAGCTTAGCACGATCACCGAGACGGATTATTTCGCAATCCTAGCACGTCTTGCGCTTGCCGAACCCACTTTGTTTACCCAAATGTTGACCAACATGGGTTCTCTCGACCAAGTCTGGTCTTGGCTAGCATCTGAGTGGTTTTCACACATGTCCGACATTGACCATATTGAACGACAGAAGCTTTATCTCTTAGGTTTAACAAGACTTCTAGAATTGCCTTCACCGATGCAAGAACTGGTGCTAGGCAAGCTTCAGGACTATCTCGACATGTGGATAAATGTGATTTATGAGCTCCAAGACGGTGTGGCGAACGGCACAGACACTCTTATTTGGGGTCCGTTGGAGCCCACCGAATATGACACCCCCAAGATTATCGCAGAATCCCAAATGTCGGCAAAAGACCCCATTCATACTGTTCATGCGTTCGACTTTGTCAAACTACGTCTTCAGGATCTGGTAAGCAGAGTTGGGGGTGAACAGGCTTTCCAGGAGCAGTGGGCAGTCAATGTCGACAAAGATCTTTTGGAAAAGTTTCAACTCATGGCATCCGAGGTGCAGCGACAAGAATAG